ATAGTTATGATGACCTTTGGTATATATCTAACGGATTCAGTGATACCGACCATCCGGAAATCATATTTAAATCTCAAAGAATTTCTGGAGAAGAGCCTGGTGGGACCGGCGGTAATATTGGCGATATGCACGTCCCCAGATTGGGTGACCAACCGGGAGATGGCAATTCAGAGATCATCGATGGGATGACCTTAAGGGAAACATTAACTGCAAACGGTGAATTGTTCAATGGTTTTGGCATTAATTTAGGCTTGCCAAGCTTTGTTGAGAGTATTGCGGCTGATGATACGAGACAGGCTACCATCGCAACGGATACCTATAGAGGATTTAAATTGGGGGTACGAGGTGATGAACTAGATATTAGCGACCCGAACAGCACGCGTTATTTGTCCAAATTTTGGGGGTTATTAGAAGATGCAAACCCTAGAGGTGGCAGGGGAGTCGATTTTCCTGTATTTAGATTGGCCGATGTAAAATTAATGCTGGCAGAAGCCTATAATAATCTGGGACTATTTGCACAGGCATCTGAACAAATCAATGACATTCAAATTAGGGCGTATGAACCGGATAGACCGGTATTTTCAAGCTCAGACCAATCTTTAATAGCTGAAACTATTTTTAACGAACGTCGTTGGGAACTGGCAGGCGAAGGACATAGAAGATATGATTTAAATAGATGGGGGCGACTTATCGAAGAAGTACTGGCACAAACCTATATTAATGAATTATTCAATCCAACGGGCAATATTGGCAACGAGCATTTGTTGTGGCCCTTCCCTATAGACGATTTTGAATTTTTAGAGCCTGGCCAAATAGAACAGAATCCGGGTTATTGAGGGTCACGAACGGAGTGGCAGTTCTTTGAAATTGGCACGAAGGTGCTGTGGAAACTTGGAGGGGAAGTTCCCTAGGCTTACTTGACAGAATGTTAGTTTAAAAATGCTTTGAGTTAGTTTGGTTTTTTGGTAGCATAGTTGCCTATGTTGCAGAATTCACCCGGAAACAATTTTCGGATGATTTTTTTAGGACATGTTCCGCAAATTCATCCTTAAACAGTGAAGGGATTTAAACAAATTGATTGTAACCGGATAAAATATTCAATCCAATAAATTTAGAACAATGAAGTACCTATATATAGCTTCAGTACTACTTTTTTGCCTAGGAAGCAAAGATCGAGTTATAGAAGACGAAAGAC
The sequence above is a segment of the Muricauda sp. SCSIO 64092 genome. Coding sequences within it:
- a CDS encoding RagB/SusD family nutrient uptake outer membrane protein, with protein sequence MRTIKCLLVLVLVFGTSCEDFLEENTDGLLSSSSLFGSNSESEPVLFGLYGQFSSGDMYSGSVTCLDLGTDITTRNRNGTTVHAPHTNYLLSATNLGASQGIYTRMYRIIANANFLIANVEDNPNVTDETILGEALFLRALAYYHLTHLWGDIVYFRDDLTIDERRVLSQTPKETIFEDMVADLQRAENLMSADLPSGNREGRANRWAAKTLRMKYHLTQNDWDGVRQAGEEILTSSPHMLADSYDDLWYISNGFSDTDHPEIIFKSQRISGEEPGGTGGNIGDMHVPRLGDQPGDGNSEIIDGMTLRETLTANGELFNGFGINLGLPSFVESIAADDTRQATIATDTYRGFKLGVRGDELDISDPNSTRYLSKFWGLLEDANPRGGRGVDFPVFRLADVKLMLAEAYNNLGLFAQASEQINDIQIRAYEPDRPVFSSSDQSLIAETIFNERRWELAGEGHRRYDLNRWGRLIEEVLAQTYINELFNPTGNIGNEHLLWPFPIDDFEFLEPGQIEQNPGY